A section of the Macadamia integrifolia cultivar HAES 741 chromosome 9, SCU_Mint_v3, whole genome shotgun sequence genome encodes:
- the LOC122088681 gene encoding uncharacterized N-acetyltransferase p20-like: MDSSRVSLRTFKLSDVDDFLEWASDDQVTQFLLKWKVFTSRDEALNFIKDICIPHPCCRSICLDDRSIGFISITPSFGDDKCRADIGYAIATKYWGQGIAAIAVKMALASGFKDFHDVVRLQAKTDLENKASQRVLEKAGFFKEGMLRKYCFHRGQIRDLVIYSFLVTETVLN, encoded by the coding sequence ATGGATTCATCAAGAGTCTCTCTTCGCACATTTAAGCTATCAGATGTTGATGATTTCTTGGAATGGGCTAGTGATGATCAGGTAACTCAATTTCTTCTCAAATGGAAAGTCTTCACATCTAGGGATGAAGCTTTGAATTTTATCAAAGATATATGCATCCCCCACCCTTGCTGTCGTTCCATATGCTTAGATGATCGTTCGATTGGATTCATTTCAATCACTCCATCATTTGGCGACGACAAGTGTAGAGCTGATATTGGATATGCTATAGCTACCAAGTATTGGGGTCAAGGCATTGCAGCCATCGCTGTGAAGATGGCCTTAGCTTCTGGCTTTAAAGATTTCCATGATGTGGTGAGACTACAAGCTAAAACTGATTTAGAGAATAAGGCCTCACAGAGGGTCCTGGAAAAGGCTGGGTTCTTTAAAGAGggtatgttgaggaagtactgCTTTCATAGAGGTCAGATAAGAGATTTAGTGATATATAGTTTTCTGGTGACTGAAACTGTTCTAAATTGA